In Vicia villosa cultivar HV-30 ecotype Madison, WI linkage group LG7, Vvil1.0, whole genome shotgun sequence, the DNA window gtgatgtatatATGAAAGTATAttactaatgatatatgtatatatgtggatatgtgaatcatgtttgattgatgatgatacaTGTGGTAAGAAAGGTATACTTGTGATATTAATGACATGATTCCAATGATGtaaatatattctatgatgttttgCAAATTGGGATAGAGATGAATATGtgcatttggtgatatatgttcatacttgtgatacaTCAGTGAATGTTGTACATgtctatatatttggaaaaacaTGTATACGTGATAATGGGAAGATAACTTGTatatttagaatatgattatgtttgaatACAATTGTTACTTCGTGAATATTGTTGAAaaggatatgtacttagaatTTATATGTTGGTAAAATATGATTATGTATATTGTTTAGTAATTATGTTTGATTATGTGGAAAtgaatgagctatgttgtatgacatgaacatgtgaatcttgattaattgcatatgatgcatgtttataggaagagtgatgaattcttgaaatgtattcttattgtgttttatatttcccattattatgctttctataataatttgaattttacccttctgtttgaatgttgccatTTGTTGGTAACGCGCAGGTTTTAGAGGATAGTggtgcttcgaaggaggcttagcttagagattAGAACTCTTATagagtgtcgtgactaagtagtcatttgtgctctggtcatatgtaacacatgggatttgggtttatatttttacgactcgatgttatgagatatatttttactcatattgtatttcttatttgattatgttattCCGTATTTGTTTACTCTAATGGATTGGCCcatttgttgttactaatgttttcctCTTGGTGCAGTAGAAATTAAAAGTGTAAGTACTGAAAAAATCTTCCAGGTCAACGGACAACGCCTAAAGCTATTTAATGAAAGTTCAGCACCTGACGATACAAGCATCGAGGAGCTTTCTTTGGAAGCGTCCAACTACACTACAAATTAATCAGGGATTCCCTATTCCTTTCTCTCAACTTTAATAACTACGTcatttcattgaggacaatgcttgtttTAAGTGTGGAGGAGGGAACCATTTATTTTCTtcgcttttgttgttgttttgttttagttttacttattaaaaaaaaggaatgcaccttctaagtttggtgaccctcacccggtcacttaacccaacggttgtagaACCTATAAAAAAAGATTCCAAGTtccgttgttagttggttcagaggtttcaggtgctgaacttggtaaggAGGATTACGATTCGATCCCCCACAACTACAATTGGGGAATAAAAGGGGTATACCACTTAGGTACCAGAACCTcatgcaaaaaaggatcagagtcactaaccggtagccttactatgagtgtgtggagataacgggcttaatgtgattgggccgaatgaaaaagagtaaaaaagGAGGATGATTAAGTTAGGCTTTGGCATAATAACATTATTCGAAGTGGTTTGTGTATTCAGGAGGCTTATGACCGTACAGTTGCGGATTTgtgttcctacgatatccttagtgtgcaataTTAGTACTTATTGATGCAACCTTAACCACAGAAAAGTTTGTAGCCTAGAATGAGTAAATGAGTTGTGtgtttcttttgagttttgattttaCTTTGCTTAGAGTgtaaaagttcaagtgtggggggttTTGATCAGTGTATTTTAATGCatattgtttttctattttagtttatttctggtttaaatttattttcgcACTTTACTTTTCAACTTAAGCAGTCTGTacggaaacgatcataattgGAGTTCCAGGAATCCAATTAAGGCGTTCTAATAATTGTCGGAAAtctaagagagagagctacgactttcttGTTGGAGttgaagtcagattcggagcctaTATTTTCCATATTTGCGTTTGAAGCTACAACActagtttatttttcaattttgggTCGTTAGTAGTGGGTCTTGGTTTTGTAATTTGACCCAAATGGGTCATAAATAATTTTGGCTGATTCTTTCTAGGTACCTAGGTTTGTCCGTGGTACTGTTCATGTTGGACTATTTGTTATTCATGATCAAAAGAGAAATACGCTTGACTTTGTACGATCATGAGGAACTAATTTTCCAAGAACCAATCTACTGTATTCATATTCGGCTTTGATGTCTCTTTATAAATTTGATGTTAATTCGTTTTCCTTTGAAGTCTTTCTATAATTTCAATTGATTGCTTAATTTGATTGCTGCTATAGGATAGATTTCTTAAATTCGATTATTTGTATGGTCTTGAATCATAATCACGGTAATGTAGCTTTTGCATTATCTTGTTCAATCaaattgtgtttgcttaatttgTAATAGTATTGATCTGTTTGCTTAATCCGAAATTCAAGAACATACATCATATAACAGCTATTGCACTTGTTAGTGGTTATTATAGTCGAATATGAATGAACTGTTTAGGGAGTGAAATTTTGTAGGGAtcgatgataagtcggaagtcGATATAGTAGGTTGGCTCGTTTTAGCTTAATTATTAATCACTTAAGACAACATTTTAGCTTATTTGAATCCTAAACCAACCCCCCCCCTCAAATCGATTTTGATTAGTTGATAAtgaacaagaatccttgtgagacgatattcgagttgtcgttatcGTTATTACACTACATCTTTTacaaaacactcattttttatcagtgcgcgacagcggatcattcACCATATTCAACTTCAGCAATACACTAAGAAGCACATATTTGCTTCTTATTAAACCATGAAATCAGGTTATTTCTCAAAGAGAGACATCCATCAGCACTACTATCCCACTTTGTATTACAAAAAAAATTCGGCAAAAATTGTGTTGTAAGAGTAAAGCACAACATAAAACCTTGTTCCAGTGATACATTTTAAGATCTTCTTTTCTTGAATAATATGGCTCATCCGTAGTTCAAGTTTAGAAACAAGACATGAATTTGTTATTTCCTTATTTAATTTAGTGATGTCCCCTTCATTAAGGTGTCTTgtaatgatttttttgaaaatgacatgatgaataaaaaatgatcgacttttaaaaaatgaaaaacatgcatcagatgaaaaaaaaaagtaaggGGTGAAAATGGGGTATAACAGCattcattattttttaatgattgaATCATCAATCACCACACTTTTAGGCTCCATTGTAACTCTAGTTATGGAGTTAAACACTCTATAAGCTCTGTTATTTGAAGAGTAATCCAGAAATATCCCTTTATCACTTATGGAATCCATCTTATTCTTTTGATCTTCGTTAGTCAAAATATAACATTTACCTTATTATTTATCAATGGCAAGGTTACCCACAAGTTTTGAAACTCAACATGTTAGATGTGATTTTatagttaaaatttattttttaaattaattaagtgaaTATGTAAATCATCATGACTTTATTTCTTGTACTTATGGTTTATAACATCATTAAAGTAGAAATGAGATACTCTTttcccatcaaatgcttagacTTTAATGAGGTATCCTATTTTGTTAAATTCGTTATCTCCTACATGTTACACATAATTATCATTGCACCCTCTAGAGTATTATTGCGCTCTCTTTAAAAAGCCATGTCAATTGTCATATGTGTCGGCTACAAAAGACACTCTTGTGTGATTCATACTTCCTGTCGTTTTGTAGATgaagaatttgaagatggagaaacACTCAACCAACCTCTTCATCAATACaatccttttcttcttcttcttcttacagTTTCATAGCTTTCTTTCACTCTCAGATTCTTCAGTATTCCCCTATGAAGCACTTCCCACAAAATCAGGTTACCTACCAGTAAGTCCCACCTCCACTTCCTCCATTTTCTACACTTTCTATGAAGCACAAAACTCCACTTCACCTCTCTCCCAAACCCCTCTTCTCATATGGCTTCAAGGTGGCCCTGGTTGCTCCTCCATGATGGGAAACTTCTATGAACTTGGTCCCTATCTTGTCACCAACTCACTCACCCTTCAACCCAACCCTTTTTCTTGGAACAGAATCTTTGGCCTTCTTTTTCTTGATAATCCCATTGGAACTGGCTTCAGTGTAGCCTCAACTCCACAAGAGATTCCAACCGATCAAAACAAGGTTGCAGAACATCTTTTTGCTGCTATAACAAGGTTTGTTCAACTTGATCATGTTTTCAAAAATCGTCCTATTTATATCACTGGTGAAAGCTATGCTGGAAAGTATATTCCTGCAATTGGGTGCTACATATTAGAGAAAAATTCTGTTTTGAAAGACTCTGAGAGAGTGAATTTAGCTGGTGTTGCTATTGGTAATGGACTAACAGATCCTGTGGCCCAAATGGTTACTCATGCTGATAATGCTTACTATGTTGGATTAATCAATGAGAGACAAAAAATTGAGTTGGAAAAATTACAACTTGAAGCTGTTGAGTTGGTAGAGAGAAGGAATTGGAGTGAAGCGACTCGTGCGAGAAACCGTGTCTTGGATGTGTTGCAAAACATGACAGGGTTGGCTACTTTGTATGATTATTCGCGAAAAGCTCCGTATGAAGATGAATTGGTTGCTAAGTTATTGAATATTGGTGCGGTGAGGAAGGCGTTAGGAGTGGAAGTTGATGATTCGTTTGTTTATGAGAAATGCAGTAAGATTGTTTGGGCTGCATTGTATGCTGATTTGATGAAAAGTGTGAAGTATATGGTGGAGAAGTTGTTGAAGGAGGAGATGAGGGTCTTGTTGTATCAAGGTCAGCGTGATTTGAGAGTCGGTGTGGTTCAAGTTGAGGCTTGGGTGAAGAGTATGAAGTGGGAAGGGATTGAGGAGTTTGTGAATGGTGAGAGGGAGATTTGGAAGGTGAATGGAGAGGTAGCTGGTTATGTACAGAAATGGAAGTCTTTTACTAATGTTGTGGTTTTGGGGGGTGGACATCTTTTGCCTAGTGATCAACCTTTGAATTCACAAGTGATGATAGAAGATTGGGTTTTGGAAAAGGGTTTGTTCGGAAGTGTGTTGGAACTAAATGTGTCCACAAATTCTgtgtatgatgaatgatgaatctGTGATTCAACTCGACTGTTATGTTAATTTCTTCATCTGCAATAAATGAACCCGGTTTAGATACTAAACTTTATTATTAATCACAGATCTGAATTCTGTGTATAAAAATGGTTTCTTATAAGATTTGATTTGTTATATGAGATTAATTTATAACATGAACAAAAAATGTTAGATTCTTTTCATGCTCATGCTTCCAATCAACTATACTGCATAACTTAACTGGACCGCTAGTTGAGTATATACATGAATACAAAGAAGGTGTGAAAGCCAGCAGAGTCAACTCATAATAGTATTCAAGAGGGATCAAACTTGATTCATCCTATTTACTTaatcctagaactccttcatctTTTAGCAGATTATGCAGATACTTCTAGTAGTAATGCCTTAACCATTGCAGAGGTAGTAACACTGTATCATCATCTTTGAAaagtttgtgacaagttttgCTAGCACTTACGGTTGGATGTTGATAACTTCAGCAGCAAGAAAGGAAGTTTCATAAACTATGTGTCTGGCGTGTTATAGACGAGGTTCCTGTGGTGGAACGTGCGCCCTGGCATGACTCTAAGCTTCTTGGGAGACATGACCCAGGAGGAGCTTCATAAAATAAAGAGTGaagttaataatttaaaatatgttgTTCCTGCCCAAGAGAATTGTTTTGATAGTTTTCTGGTTTAAATGTTCTACCTCTAGTCAATCTGTTTTTTGTGTAAATTTCTAATCTCTTTTTTTATACTTGTGTACACTTTTTGTTTCTCCTCAGAAGACATCAATTGTTACCTATTCTTGATTAGCTAAAAGCTAAGAGATAAGTCATAGTCTCTAAAAGTACCTAAACAAGAATTACGCATTATGCCATTTCTGAGTTGCATTTCCACAAACAATATTTTCAACTTGGAATATGTATAACAATTCTGAAAAAACATCTCCCAGTTTTCacaaaacatgtgtctttaaGTGTTTCTATTGATATTTAGAATGGTACTTGTGCATACAAAAAACTAGGTTGAGAGAAAACTTAGTTGTTTGCGCTTCCGcagaaaattttatatttaagctCATCAAAATGAGGCAACCATTGGTCAGGTTAACAAAATGTAGGATTAATCTGAATAGAAGAAAGCAATTGAAATGCCATAACATTGAATTGACAAAGGATAATAGCCGATTTATGAGATCAATAACATGGATGATAACCAAAGATCCATAACATTTAAAGAACTTCATTAGAAGTACcaaatataaattatcaaaaatatagGTTCCTCTCAAGAACAAAGTAAGCATGAGAACAACAATATACTTTGTCTACACGAATACAAAACTTTTTAAACAAGAAACGGAAACTGAGTTTGTGACATAACACTAATCCAACTCGAACAAAACTCTTGAAATGCTTTTAAGTGCGGACAGCAGCTCCTCCAGCTACGGCAGGGCGAGGTGCTTGACCAGGCTGACCAGGTCTTGGTGCATCATCctttaaaagagaaataaataaatttgttaaGACCAACAAGTAAAACAGGTAACCAGGTTATAACCACACAAAAATAGACAGATAACCAATTTCCAGTAAATCCACATGCACAAAATCATAGACTTCGGCTCAAATTAGAGAAAAGGATGTGGGTGTCAACAGAGAGAAGGGAGggatacaaataaatatatttttggattgTAAATTGTATATGAGTGGAATAGGAGATAAGCCCTTCCACCAAACACACGCTAAGTAAAGAAAACTAGAGTGAACTGGCCCAAGGTTTTCAATATAGGTCGCACTTGCGATTTCAATCCATACAGGTGTTGCGACCAACCGCTGTGAATAAACTACACTTCCTCTTTAACAAAAAAAACGTGAATATTGGCATCTGTATTGGTCCTTGTCGATACCATCCACATactgttttttaaaaccttgaACTGGCCCCTTTTATACACTCAAAAAAGCTAGACAACCAAACTATTCATAAACGGGCTATCCCCCACTCTAGGTATCAGACTATAACATTGAATAGgccagaatgaaacaaacatccaacataatcatgaaataaattgCAACTGATGCTGCATAACTAAGACATATAAGAGAAACCACAGTTCAAAATATCTAAATAACTATTAATCTCTCATGTATCATTTTACACAGGTAAAATTCAATCCTATTTTGATTACATTTCAGCCTAATTCAGGTTGT includes these proteins:
- the LOC131615663 gene encoding serine carboxypeptidase-like 50, which encodes MKNLKMEKHSTNLFINTILFFFFFLQFHSFLSLSDSSVFPYEALPTKSGYLPVSPTSTSSIFYTFYEAQNSTSPLSQTPLLIWLQGGPGCSSMMGNFYELGPYLVTNSLTLQPNPFSWNRIFGLLFLDNPIGTGFSVASTPQEIPTDQNKVAEHLFAAITRFVQLDHVFKNRPIYITGESYAGKYIPAIGCYILEKNSVLKDSERVNLAGVAIGNGLTDPVAQMVTHADNAYYVGLINERQKIELEKLQLEAVELVERRNWSEATRARNRVLDVLQNMTGLATLYDYSRKAPYEDELVAKLLNIGAVRKALGVEVDDSFVYEKCSKIVWAALYADLMKSVKYMVEKLLKEEMRVLLYQGQRDLRVGVVQVEAWVKSMKWEGIEEFVNGEREIWKVNGEVAGYVQKWKSFTNVVVLGGGHLLPSDQPLNSQVMIEDWVLEKGLFGSVLELNVSTNSVYDE